In Strigops habroptila isolate Jane chromosome 2, bStrHab1.2.pri, whole genome shotgun sequence, one genomic interval encodes:
- the ARL11 gene encoding ADP-ribosylation factor-like protein 11: MGKLISKGRRKRDARVVMLGLDLAGKSTLLYKLKSGQAVETCPTVGFNVESLQTPCGVSFTLWDIGGQGSLRASWPDYLEDTNTLIFVLDSTDTARLPEAAAALEDALSHPSMAGIPVLLLANKQEVPGALAPAELGEKLRWGQLARRRWVLRGCSAHTGQGLQEVLAILGLLLRGLEQSFPSQEQPLTGLVGSREAPEQT; encoded by the coding sequence ATGGGGAAGCTGATCTCCAAAGGCCGGCGCAAAAGAGATGCTCGAGTTGTCATGCTGGGGCTCGACTTGGCTGGCAAATCCACCCTTCTGTACAAACTCAAGAGCGGCCAGGCTGTGGAGACCTGCCCGACGGTGGGCTTCAACGTGGAGTCTCTGCAGACACCCTGTGGTGTATCCTTCACCCTCTGGGACATTGGCGGACAAGGCAGCCTGCGGGCAAGCTGGCCTGACTACCTGGAGGACACCAACACCCTCATCTTCGTGCTCGACAGCACAGACACAGCGCGGCTGCCCGAGGCGGCGGCAGCACTGGAGGATGCCCTGAGCCACCCCAGCATGGCTGGCATCCCCGTCCTCCTCCTGGCCAACAAGCAGGAGGTGCCGGGAGCGCTGGCGCCAGCCGAGCTGGGGGAGAAGCTGCGGTGGGGACAGCTGGCCAGGCGCCGCTGGGTGCTCCGGGGGTGCAGCGCCCACACTGGGCAGGGCCTGCAGGAAGTCCTGGCCATCCTGGGATTGCTGCTGCGGGGTCTGGAGCAGAGCTTTCCATCCCAAGAGCAGCCCTTGAcagggctggtggggagcagggaagccCCAGAGCAAACCTGA